A region from the Silene latifolia isolate original U9 population chromosome 7, ASM4854445v1, whole genome shotgun sequence genome encodes:
- the LOC141589755 gene encoding importin subunit alpha-1-like: MVTGIYSDDPAEQLKFTTHFRKLLSIEHNSPIEEVVQSGVVPRLVEFLGRDDYPQLQFEAAWALTNIASGTSENTRTVINHGALPLFVKLLGSLSDDVLEQALGNTAGDSPKWRDYVLSLGALPPLLALFNENDKLPVLRKSTWTLSNFCRSKPRPSCEQTSDTLPVLKRLINSVDDEILKDACSALSYLSDGSDEKIQLVIDAMVVPRLVELLLHPSPSVIIPALQTVGNIVTGDEIKTQYLIDQPQSLPNLLSLLTQNHSKSIKKEACWIISNITAGNRDQIEAVISAGIIGPLVKLLQDGEFEIQKKAARAISNATRGGSHGQIKFLVEQGCMKPLCDLLKVPNPRIVAVCLEGLKNILKVGEAEKNLGSTRGVNVFANAIVACEGIDTIENLQMHGNKGIRAKVRELLETYWDEYDEDEEAFPSADASQNEFPLGGDRCSIR, encoded by the exons ATGGTTACTGGTATTTACTCTGATGATCCAGCTGAGCAACTCAAGTTTACTACTCACTTCCGCAAACTGCTTTCCATAG AACACAATTCTCCTATTGAGGAAGTTGTTCAATCTGGAGTGGTTCCTCGTCTTGTTGAATTTTTGGGCAGAGATGATTACCCTCAACTTCAG TTTGAGGCAGCTTGGGCACTTACAAACATTGCTTCTGGGACATCTGAGAACACCCGGACGGTCATTAATCATGGAGCTCTACCTCTTTTTGTCAAACTTCTTGGTTCACTGAGTGATGATGTTCTTGAGCAA GCTTTAGGTAATACTGCCGGGGATTCACCAAAATGGCGTGATTATGTCCTTTCTCTAGGCGCATTACCGCCATTATTGGCTCTGTTCAATGAGAATGACAAGCTACCTGTGTTGCGAAAGTCCACATGGACCTTGTCAAACTTCTGCAGAAGCAAGCCACGACCATCATGTGAACAG ACAAGTGATACTCTTCCAGTCCTTAAGCGGCTTATCAATTCAGTTGATGACGAAATCCTTAAAGATGCTTGCTCGGCATTGTCATATCTATCTGACGGTTCAGATGAAAAGATCCAGTTGGTAATTGACGCCATGGTAGTCCCTCGTCTGGTGGAGCTTTTACT TCATCCTTCTCCATCTGTTATCATACCTGCTCTTCAAACAGTTGGAAATATTGTCACTGGTGATGAAATCAAGACTCAG TATCTCATTGATCAGCCTCAGTCACTTCCCAATCTCCTCAGTTTACTGACTCAAAATCACTCGAAAAGCATAAAGAAAGAAGCATGCTGGATCATTTCAAACATCACCGCTGGGAATAGGGATCAGATTGAG GCTGTTATTTCTGCTGGCATAATAGGTCCTCTTGTCAAACTGCTGCAAGACGGGGAATTTGAAATTCAGAAAAAGGCTGCTCGGGCTATTTCAAATGCTACTCGTGGAGGCTCTCACGGCCAAATTAA GTTCTTGGTAGAACAAGGATGTATGAAGCCACTATGTGATTTGCTGAAGGTCCCTAATCCTAGGATTGTTGCAGTCTGCTTGGAAGGTCTTAAGAATATACTGAAGGTTGGGGAAGCTGAGAAGAATCTAGGAAGCACTAGAGGTGTGAATGTATTTGCTAATGCAATTGTAGCCTGTGAAGGTATAGATACGATTGAGAACTTGCAGATGCATGGCAACAAGGGTATCCGGGCGAAGGTCCGTGAATTGCTGGAGACATATTGGGATGAatatgatgaggatgaggaagcATTCCCTTCAGCTGATGCCTCTCAAAATGAGTTTCCACTTGGAGGAGATAGATGTTCCATAAggtaa
- the LOC141589756 gene encoding large ribosomal subunit protein eL18-like yields MAYCWGDLDIENDESEEEEEEVNVCLSSVSLGLFSESDNESNASNAEKCLVGNSDSDSEDEEGIDLKAGGKSKKTKRTAPKSNDIYLKLLVKLYRFLVRRTGSSFNAVILKRLFMSKINKAPLSLSRLVRYMDGKDGKIAVVVAAVTDDVRVYEVPSLKVCALRFTETARARIEKAGGECLTFDQLALRAPLGQNTVLLRGPKNAREAVKHFGPAPGVPHSHTKPYVRAKGRKFEKARGRRNSRGYKN; encoded by the exons ATGGCTTATTGTTGGGGAGACCTGGACATTGAAAATGACGagtccgaagaagaagaagaagaagtcaaCGTTTGTCTAAGTAGCGTCAGTCTTGGCCTATTCTCCGAAAGCGACAATGAAAGCAATGCTTCAAATGCTGAGAAGTGTCTTGTTGGAAACTCGGATTCAGATTCAGAAGATGAAGAG GGTATTGATTTGAAGGCAGGAGGTAAGAGCAAGAAGACCAAGCGTACTGCGCCCAAATCCAATGATATCTATCTTAAGCTTCTTGTCAAG TTGTATCGGTTCCTTGTTAGAAGAACTGGTAGCAGCTTCAATGCTGTTATTCTGAAGAGGCTCTTTATGAGCAAGATTAACAAGGCTCCACTTTCGCTCTCCCGACTTGTTAGGTACATGGATGGGAAG GATGGCAAGATTGCAGTCGTGGTTGCCGCGGTGACCGATGATGTAAGAGTGTATGAAGTTCCATCACTCAAGGTCTGTGCTTTGAGGTTCACCGAAACTGCCCGTGCTCGCATTGAGAAAGCTGGTGGTGAATGCCTCACTTTTGATCAGTTGGCTCTCAGAGCTCCTCTTGGCCAAAACACG GTGTTACTTCGAGGCCCGAAGAACGCCAGAGAGGCAGTCAAGCACTTTGGTCCAGCTCCTGGTGTACCCCACAGCCACACCAAGCCATATGTTCGAGCTAAAGGCCGCAAGTTTGAGAAGGCCCGTGGTAGACGTAACAGCCGTGGTTACAAGAATTAA